In Sciurus carolinensis chromosome 17, mSciCar1.2, whole genome shotgun sequence, one genomic interval encodes:
- the Tigd7 gene encoding LOW QUALITY PROTEIN: tigger transposable element-derived protein 7 (The sequence of the model RefSeq protein was modified relative to this genomic sequence to represent the inferred CDS: substituted 1 base at 1 genomic stop codon) gives MNKRGKYTTLNLEEKMKVLSRIEAGXSLKSVMDEFGISKSTFYDIKKNKKLILDFVLKQDMPLVGAEKRKRTTGAKYSDVDDAVYMWYQQKRSAGVPVRGVELQAAAERFAQCFGRRDFKASTGWLFRFRNRHAIGNRKVCGEQILSSASENVEPFRQKLSMIIKEEKLHLAQVYSGDETDLFWKSMPENTQASRKDICLPGRKINKERLSALLCANADGTHKLKSIIIGKSKLPRSVREDTSTLPVIYKPCNDAWFTRELFSEWFFQNFVPEVRHFQINVLRFHEEDVRALLLLDSSPAHPSTELLTSEDGRIKCMFFPHNTSTLIQPMNQGVILSCKRLYRWKQLEESLVIFEESEDEQEKREKGISKIKIYNIKNAVFNWAKSWDEVKQITIANAWENLLYKKEPDYDLQGLEGRGYREILEKCGELETKLDDDKVWLNGDDEEKDCPTKPKGVITKGVVQREGIEKQAAEFKLSAVRESLDYLINFVDSTPEFQKFHFTLKEMQQEVVKKQFHSRIHSRIGSFLRPRPHNIKDTFNTPSTSGSSS, from the coding sequence atgaataaaagaggaaaatatacaacattgaatttggaggaaaaaatgaagGTTCTCAGCAGGATTGAAGCTGGATGATCTCTTAAAAGTGTAATGGATGAATTTGGAATCAGTAAATCAACATTTTAtgacattaaaaagaataagaaattaattttggaCTTTGTACTGAAGCAGGACATGCCATTAGTAGGAgctgagaagagaaagaggacgACAGGAGCTAAATACAGTGATGTAGATGATGCAGTCTACATGTGGTACCAACAGAAACGCTCAGCTGGTGTCCCTGTTAGAGGCGTGGAGCTTCAGGCTGCTGCAGAGAGATTTGCACAATGTTTTGGGCGAAGAGACTTCAAAGCTAGCACTGGTTGGCTTTTTAGATTTCGAAATAGGCACGCAATTGGGAACCGAAAAGTATGTGGAGAACAGATCCTAAGTTCAGCTTCAGAAAATGTTGAGCCATTTAGACAAAAACTGTCTATGATAATCAAAGAGGAGAAACTGCATCTAGCTCAGGTATACAGTGGGGATGAGACTGACCTCTTTTGGAAGTCAATGCCAGAAAACACTCAGGCAAGTAGAAAAGATATCTGCCTGccaggaaggaaaataaacaaagaacgGTTATCTGCCCTTTTATGTGCAAATGCAGATGGAACCCATAAGTTAAAATCCATTATTATTGGCAAATCAAAGCTGCCCAGAAGTGTGAGAGAGGACACAAGTACATTACCTGTGATATATAAACCTTGTAATGATGCTTGGTTCACTAGAGAATTGTTTTCAGAATGGTTCTTTCAAAACTTTGTTCCTGAGGTTCGGCATTTTCAAATTAATGTCCTAAGATTCCATGAAGAGGATGTCAGGGCATTGTTACTTCTGGATAGTTCCCCAGCTCACCCTTCTACCGAATTACTAACCAGTGAGGATGGTCGAATAAAATGTATGTTCTTTCCTCATAACACTTCAACTTTGATCCAACCAATGAATCAGGGTGTGATCTTGAGCTGCAAACGACTTTACAGATGGAAGCAACTTGAAGAGAGTCTGGTAATTTTTGAAGAAAGTGAAGATgagcaagagaaaagagaaaaaggaatttcCAAGATTAAAATCTACAACATAAAAAATGCCGTTTTTAACTGGGCAAAAAGTTGGGATGAAGTAAAACAAATAACCATAGCAAATGCCTGGGAAAATCTTCTTTACAAAAAGGAACCTGACTATGATCTCCAAGGCTTAGAAGGTAGAGGTTACAGAGAGATTCTTGAAAAATGTGGTGAGTTGGAAACAAAGCTGGATGATGATAAGGTGTGGTTAAATGGAGATGATGAAGAAAAAGATTGTCCTACAAAACCTAAAGGTGTAATTACAAAAGGAGTTGTCCAAAGAGAAGGAATCGAGAAGCAGGCTGCTGAATTTAAGTTATCTGCTGTGAGAGAAAGTTTGGACTACCTTATTAACTTTGTGGATTCCACACCTGAATTTCAAAAGTTTCACTTCACACTGAAAGAGATGCAACAAGAAGTAGTCAAGAAACAGTTCCATAGTAGAATTCATTCGAGAATTGGTAGTTTTTTGAGACCTAGGCCTCATAATATTAAGGATACCTTCAATACACCTTCAACTTCTGGTTCTAGtagttaa